In Edaphobacter paludis, a single window of DNA contains:
- a CDS encoding diguanylate cyclase, translating to MNRTLKPIHFVLFAALYLGLQSICIALFPTHAMGVSYPFMILAPWLALAVCWRVGRAGAVRTRLLWTLLCAALAIWGVGILFAAWEDLLQHSALIGADFSDFLFFVYGMPVLLAISSPTEGERDSLFVWLDAISVLMTAFLAYVAIFSVLPFAHRAGHSLSESRLLVTYNVESFALAGAATLRLLAYTNDGEERRFYQILCGYLWIYGLLTALYNHVTVATNEQTGQYDLLTILPFVFLTLGAVYLFGRPARGEERVQSFRRKPLTLFIDNASPIFFTVALLALGAALVRQHFYIGMSGIVVALVVYGIRATLLQSRYMQAQQELQDARDKMEAMSLTDSLTEIANRRSFDHSLEVEWRRAVRRRSPLSLLMIDVDFFKKLNDRYGHPYGDDCLIQIAQALQSALPRTADLLARYGGEEFAVILSATDAHGADIVARRMREVIQALNLKNESPIGEFVTISIGVVTYMFPTEGTSATFLRAADEALYLAKRNGRDRIEYASSDVPAQIG from the coding sequence TTGAACCGTACGCTGAAGCCAATACATTTCGTTCTGTTCGCGGCTCTCTATCTCGGCCTGCAATCAATATGTATTGCGCTGTTTCCCACCCATGCCATGGGCGTCTCGTACCCCTTCATGATTCTGGCGCCGTGGCTTGCGCTGGCCGTGTGCTGGCGGGTCGGTCGTGCCGGTGCGGTGCGGACGCGTCTCTTGTGGACGCTGCTTTGCGCTGCGCTCGCGATCTGGGGCGTGGGGATCCTCTTCGCCGCGTGGGAAGATCTCCTGCAGCATAGCGCGCTGATCGGCGCGGATTTTTCAGACTTCCTGTTCTTCGTCTACGGGATGCCGGTCCTGCTGGCCATCTCCTCTCCAACCGAAGGAGAACGGGACTCCCTGTTTGTGTGGCTCGATGCTATTTCGGTACTGATGACGGCATTTCTGGCCTATGTAGCAATCTTTTCCGTGCTTCCGTTCGCTCACCGAGCCGGTCATTCGCTGTCCGAGTCACGTCTTCTGGTGACCTACAACGTGGAGAGTTTCGCGCTCGCCGGTGCCGCGACCCTGCGCCTGCTGGCCTATACCAACGATGGCGAAGAGCGTCGCTTCTACCAGATTTTATGCGGTTATCTGTGGATTTATGGGCTGCTCACCGCGCTCTACAACCATGTAACCGTTGCCACGAATGAGCAGACCGGCCAGTACGATCTGTTGACCATTCTTCCTTTTGTTTTTCTGACACTCGGTGCAGTCTATCTCTTCGGGCGCCCCGCACGCGGCGAGGAAAGAGTGCAGTCCTTTCGGCGAAAGCCCCTTACCCTGTTCATCGATAATGCCAGTCCGATCTTCTTCACGGTGGCCTTGCTTGCCCTTGGCGCTGCGCTGGTCCGGCAACATTTCTATATCGGGATGAGCGGCATCGTCGTTGCGCTGGTAGTGTATGGCATCCGGGCGACGCTTCTGCAAAGCCGCTACATGCAGGCCCAGCAGGAGCTGCAGGACGCCCGCGACAAGATGGAGGCGATGTCGCTGACCGACAGCCTCACCGAGATCGCCAATCGCCGCAGCTTCGATCACTCGCTTGAAGTCGAATGGCGGCGGGCGGTGCGGCGACGCAGTCCACTGTCGCTGCTAATGATCGATGTGGACTTTTTCAAGAAGCTGAATGACAGGTATGGCCATCCATATGGCGACGACTGCCTCATCCAGATCGCCCAGGCGCTGCAATCCGCGTTGCCGCGTACTGCGGACCTGCTGGCGCGCTACGGCGGCGAGGAGTTTGCGGTCATTCTCTCGGCAACCGACGCGCACGGCGCCGACATTGTCGCGCGAAGAATGCGCGAAGTCATTCAAGCCCTGAATCTGAAGAACGAGAGCCCAATCGGCGAGTTCGTCACCATCAGCATCGGCGTTGTGACCTACATGTTTCCCACCGAGGGCACATCGGCTACCTTCCTTCGGGCCGCGGACGAAGCGCTCTATCTCGCCAAAAGGAATGGGCGCGACAGAATTGAGTATGCTTCGAGCGATGTTCCCGCGCAGATCGGCTAA
- the accD gene encoding acetyl-CoA carboxylase, carboxyltransferase subunit beta has translation MTWFKREDNEIVNDPQKTVRTEGLWMRCDGCREIIFKADLEANLQVCPKCGKHFRIDARTRINNLLEPGYELVDLELRSTDPLEFTDLKPYKRRLAEAQAKTGLNDAIINATGMLGPHAVVLSVMEYSFIGGSMGAVVGETIARAVDRSLATRHPLIIVSASGGARMMEGIASLMQLAKISAGLARMDDEKIPYISLMTDPTTGGVTASFAMLGDLNIAEPEALIGFAGPRVIEQTIRQKLPEGFQRSEFLMQHGFLDAIVPRKQMKQYLAQALTWMTAVDSKTA, from the coding sequence ATGACCTGGTTCAAACGCGAAGACAATGAGATCGTCAACGATCCGCAGAAGACGGTGCGCACAGAAGGTCTCTGGATGCGCTGCGATGGCTGCCGCGAGATCATCTTCAAGGCAGACCTCGAAGCCAATCTGCAGGTTTGCCCGAAGTGCGGCAAGCACTTCCGCATCGATGCGCGCACCCGCATCAACAATCTGCTGGAGCCCGGCTATGAGCTGGTGGACCTGGAGCTGCGCTCGACCGATCCGCTCGAATTTACCGACCTGAAACCCTATAAGCGAAGGCTTGCAGAGGCGCAGGCCAAGACCGGTCTGAACGACGCGATCATCAATGCGACCGGGATGCTCGGCCCGCATGCGGTCGTGCTCAGCGTGATGGAGTACAGCTTCATCGGCGGCAGCATGGGCGCGGTCGTGGGCGAAACGATCGCCCGCGCCGTGGACAGGTCACTCGCAACGCGGCACCCGCTGATTATCGTCTCGGCCTCAGGCGGCGCGCGCATGATGGAGGGCATCGCTTCGTTGATGCAGCTCGCCAAAATCTCCGCCGGACTCGCGCGGATGGATGACGAGAAGATTCCCTACATCTCCTTGATGACCGACCCGACCACAGGCGGCGTGACGGCGAGCTTTGCCATGCTCGGCGACCTGAATATCGCTGAACCAGAGGCGCTGATCGGCTTTGCCGGGCCGCGCGTCATCGAGCAGACGATTCGGCAGAAGCTGCCTGAGGGATTTCAGCGGTCGGAGTTTCTGATGCAGCATGGTTTTCTCGACGCCATCGTTCCACGCAAACAGATGAAGCAGTACCTCGCACAGGCCCTGACATGGATGACCGCCGTGGACAGCAAGACCGCCTGA
- a CDS encoding 23S rRNA (pseudouridine(1915)-N(3))-methyltransferase RlmH — translation MKIFLTAIAPRRTRTKSEATDRLLADYIERCGRYLPCESQTFDDETGFLDWLTKQAGRGPAYAILLDSRGQQFSSEEFAARFGNLRDGGSQRLVLAVGPADGWSAPALQRANLLLSFGRITLPHQLARVVAAEQVYRALTILAGHPYHSSH, via the coding sequence ATGAAAATTTTCTTGACTGCAATCGCACCGCGACGCACCCGAACCAAGTCCGAAGCGACCGATCGCCTGTTAGCTGACTATATAGAGCGCTGTGGCCGGTATCTCCCATGCGAGTCCCAGACCTTCGACGACGAGACCGGCTTTCTGGACTGGCTGACCAAGCAGGCGGGGCGCGGTCCTGCATACGCAATCCTGCTCGACAGCCGAGGGCAGCAGTTCTCGTCGGAGGAGTTTGCCGCCCGCTTCGGCAACCTGCGCGACGGCGGGAGCCAGCGGCTGGTGCTGGCGGTGGGACCGGCGGATGGGTGGTCGGCTCCCGCGTTGCAGCGGGCAAATCTGCTGCTCTCGTTCGGACGCATCACTCTGCCCCACCAGCTGGCTCGCGTAGTGGCAGCAGAGCAGGTGTATCGAGCACTGACAATTCTGGCCGGGCACCCTTACCACTCCAGCCATTAG
- a CDS encoding carboxypeptidase regulatory-like domain-containing protein, whose protein sequence is MRIRSFAVISAILFVFMVMAGVGFSQTASGNLAGTVKDATGAVIPNATVTAVNEDTNISYSGKGNSSGDVLIPNLPYGNYDVTASSPGFTNYTLKGLHIEVGKSSTANLTLSVSSATSVEVSAVAAVSLDTTSANLTQTFEPAELKILPSATVGLGVLNVSLLSPGVASNGGIGAGTGPSVGGQRPRNNNYTIEGIDNNDKGVTGPLVYIPNDAVGEFSLITNQFSPEFGHSSGGQFSTSVISGTNKFHGAAYEYFQNRNLNAENVPAGQHQPNPRFDYNRYGGQVGGPILKDKLFFFGNYERQTTGQSLQSYVCTPTAAGLTQIQAIPGLNATNVGQYVKYTPASPSQVDASADVACFNQATGPQTISIFSGTGNSGDGSGTGNGPVLSANVGSPSYASGTQYNIPVGNYLVSSPTFINFGALTTSGDWTISPTDNLRVRYLYNSNTQQDTAAALPVFYQPLPLRYHLVSISEFHTFTPNLTNEFRVGFTRFTQTYSAGNYKYPGLDSFPNIYIYDQNGLDYGPDDNAPQTTVQNLYQAVDNISWIKGKHNFKVGFDGRKFIAPQTFTQRVRGDYEYNYLTEYLHDLAPTSFGERSTGNFVYYGDQTALYGYVNDTWRVAPTLTLNYGLRYEFTSVPVGERAQSLNSAASVPGLIKFSSPQPQYTNFAPRVGINYAPDGKTSIRAAFGIAQDVLFDNLGLLSFPPQYSSTNDVGTTPGQPIPGDPNFLTNGGLPAGNGALATFCQDGTGPGTGVPCAQDLSKQRAATAAYMPDQIIPYAETWSLGVQRVFASNYTAEVRYVGTRGIHLPTQIQLNVQPKVNAGNQLFTSLNSPALIETNANASNLAQIVAGSNILPKYAAAGFTGKITSYQPYSGSSYNGLQTNLTRRFQHGFLLNASYTWSKTMDDATAEVFSTVLTPRRPQDSQNVNADYSRSALDRTHRLTVAAVYDLPYFKHSNWLKKNIIGNWEFSPIYTYESPEYATALSGVNSNLNGDSAGIDRPIINPNGKKGTGSGVTPVYSINLASNCGAGVATCNGNLVGYTAINPNAYYIQAGKGTLPTAGRNTLPIRPIDNFDLSASKRINITEGLAIEFQAQAFNVLNHPQYTAGKIDQIDLTSTQGTSTQFQTVSNPAFNHPELLFNPNARQMQLAAKLSF, encoded by the coding sequence ATGCGTATACGGTCTTTCGCGGTAATCTCCGCAATCTTGTTTGTTTTTATGGTGATGGCCGGGGTCGGTTTCTCTCAGACTGCCAGCGGTAATCTCGCAGGAACCGTTAAGGATGCAACTGGGGCAGTCATCCCCAATGCCACGGTCACCGCAGTCAATGAAGATACGAACATCTCATACAGCGGCAAAGGAAACTCCAGCGGCGACGTTCTCATCCCCAATCTTCCCTACGGAAACTATGATGTCACCGCTTCTTCCCCTGGCTTTACGAACTACACCCTCAAGGGCCTCCACATCGAAGTCGGCAAATCGTCTACTGCCAACCTGACGCTCTCCGTCTCCAGTGCCACCAGCGTCGAGGTTTCAGCAGTTGCGGCGGTTTCACTCGATACCACCAGCGCCAACCTCACGCAGACCTTCGAGCCTGCGGAACTCAAGATTCTGCCCAGCGCCACCGTCGGGCTCGGCGTGCTCAACGTCTCCCTTTTGAGCCCGGGCGTCGCCTCTAACGGCGGCATCGGCGCCGGCACCGGACCTTCGGTCGGCGGCCAGCGTCCCCGCAACAATAACTACACCATCGAAGGTATCGATAATAACGACAAGGGCGTAACCGGTCCCCTCGTATATATCCCTAACGACGCGGTAGGCGAATTCTCTCTCATTACCAATCAATTTTCGCCTGAGTTCGGCCACTCCTCCGGCGGCCAGTTCAGCACCAGCGTTATCAGCGGAACCAATAAGTTCCACGGCGCGGCCTACGAATACTTCCAGAACCGCAATCTGAATGCCGAGAACGTTCCTGCCGGTCAACACCAGCCCAACCCGCGCTTCGATTACAACCGTTATGGCGGTCAGGTTGGCGGTCCGATTCTCAAGGACAAGCTCTTCTTCTTCGGCAACTACGAGCGGCAGACCACCGGACAGAGCCTGCAATCGTACGTTTGCACGCCGACGGCGGCTGGCCTCACCCAGATTCAGGCGATCCCTGGCCTCAATGCCACCAATGTGGGCCAGTATGTGAAGTACACTCCGGCTTCCCCCTCGCAGGTTGACGCTTCGGCAGATGTGGCGTGCTTCAATCAGGCGACCGGGCCGCAGACGATCTCAATCTTCAGCGGTACGGGCAACAGCGGCGACGGGAGCGGTACCGGAAATGGACCCGTACTTTCCGCCAACGTCGGCAGCCCGAGCTATGCTTCCGGCACCCAGTACAACATCCCTGTCGGCAACTACCTTGTCTCCTCGCCCACCTTTATCAACTTCGGCGCCCTCACGACCAGCGGCGACTGGACGATCTCACCGACCGATAACCTTCGCGTCCGCTACCTCTATAACAGCAATACGCAGCAGGACACCGCGGCTGCGCTTCCGGTCTTCTATCAACCCCTGCCGCTGCGATACCACCTCGTTTCCATCAGCGAATTCCACACGTTTACGCCTAACCTTACCAACGAGTTTCGCGTTGGCTTTACCCGCTTTACCCAGACTTATTCCGCCGGTAATTACAAATACCCCGGTTTGGACTCCTTCCCCAACATCTATATCTATGACCAGAACGGCCTGGATTACGGTCCAGATGACAACGCTCCCCAGACCACGGTACAGAACCTGTACCAGGCTGTGGACAATATCTCCTGGATCAAGGGCAAGCATAACTTCAAGGTCGGTTTCGACGGACGCAAGTTCATTGCACCCCAGACCTTCACCCAGCGGGTTCGCGGCGACTATGAGTACAACTACCTCACTGAGTATCTCCACGACCTCGCCCCCACCTCCTTCGGCGAGCGTTCCACCGGCAACTTCGTCTACTACGGCGACCAGACTGCACTCTATGGCTATGTCAACGACACATGGCGTGTAGCCCCCACGCTGACCCTCAACTACGGCTTGCGCTACGAGTTCACCTCGGTTCCCGTCGGTGAGCGCGCACAAAGCCTCAATAGCGCGGCCAGCGTTCCCGGCCTTATCAAATTCTCGTCACCCCAGCCTCAGTACACCAACTTCGCTCCCCGCGTAGGCATCAACTATGCGCCGGACGGCAAGACCTCGATTCGCGCCGCCTTCGGGATCGCCCAGGACGTGCTGTTCGACAACCTTGGCCTGCTCTCCTTCCCGCCACAGTATTCATCTACCAATGACGTGGGAACCACGCCAGGACAACCGATCCCCGGCGACCCCAACTTCCTTACCAACGGCGGCCTGCCTGCGGGCAACGGCGCTCTCGCCACGTTCTGCCAGGATGGAACAGGCCCCGGCACTGGCGTTCCCTGCGCGCAGGATCTGTCCAAACAGCGTGCTGCCACTGCAGCCTACATGCCGGATCAGATCATTCCCTATGCGGAGACATGGTCACTCGGCGTCCAGCGTGTGTTCGCCTCTAACTACACCGCCGAAGTCCGTTACGTCGGCACTCGCGGCATTCACCTTCCGACCCAGATCCAGCTCAACGTACAGCCGAAGGTGAACGCGGGGAACCAGCTGTTTACCTCGCTCAATTCACCCGCCCTCATCGAAACAAACGCAAACGCCAGTAATCTTGCCCAGATCGTAGCGGGTTCGAACATTCTTCCGAAGTACGCGGCGGCGGGATTCACCGGCAAGATCACCTCCTACCAGCCCTACTCTGGTTCCAGCTACAACGGTCTGCAGACCAACCTGACCCGGCGCTTCCAGCATGGCTTCCTGCTCAATGCTTCCTACACCTGGAGCAAGACTATGGATGATGCGACTGCAGAGGTCTTTTCTACGGTCCTTACGCCACGCCGTCCGCAGGACTCACAGAACGTCAACGCCGATTACAGCCGTTCGGCGCTGGATCGCACTCACCGCCTGACGGTTGCGGCTGTCTACGATCTGCCCTACTTCAAGCACTCCAACTGGCTCAAGAAGAACATCATCGGCAACTGGGAGTTCTCACCCATCTACACCTACGAATCGCCTGAGTATGCCACTGCACTCTCTGGGGTGAACTCGAATCTGAATGGTGATTCGGCGGGGATCGACCGTCCGATTATCAATCCGAATGGCAAGAAGGGGACCGGATCCGGTGTAACACCTGTCTACAGCATCAACCTTGCGAGCAATTGCGGGGCGGGTGTCGCCACTTGCAATGGCAATCTAGTTGGTTATACCGCAATCAACCCCAACGCCTATTACATCCAGGCGGGCAAAGGTACTCTGCCTACTGCCGGTCGTAATACCCTGCCGATTCGCCCCATCGACAACTTTGACCTGTCGGCGAGCAAGCGGATTAACATCACCGAGGGGCTGGCTATCGAGTTCCAGGCCCAGGCGTTCAACGTTCTCAATCACCCGCAGTACACCGCCGGGAAGATCGATCAGATCGACCTGACCTCAACTCAAGGCACTTCCACGCAGTTTCAGACGGTGAGCAACCCGGCGTTCAATCACCCAGAGCTGCTCTTCAACCCCAATGCCCGGCAGATGCAGCTGGCGGCCAAGCTTAGCTTCTAG
- a CDS encoding class I SAM-dependent methyltransferase — protein MEQARPSRTALRVAMRRAAHQIYDARPLIFDDPFAVSILGDTYAEEIRRTPTRPDRPFSVSLRAFLVARSRYAEDNLARAVARGVSQYVLLGAGLDTFAHRNSYPGLRVFEVDHPATQLWKRQLLEAGGIAAPDRLTYAPVDFERESLPGQLLAAGFNPQAPSFFAWLGVVPYLTAAAFRTTLDFISSQPQGSGVVLDYGQPRRVLPMLEQLAHDSLASRVALAGEPFQLFFTPEEMAAELAAFRAIEDLGTDEINSRYFAGRSDSLMLRGTAGRLLSAWL, from the coding sequence ATGGAACAGGCCAGGCCATCCCGTACTGCACTCCGCGTCGCCATGCGGCGCGCCGCTCACCAGATTTATGATGCCAGGCCGCTGATATTTGACGACCCGTTTGCCGTGTCGATCCTGGGTGATACCTATGCCGAAGAGATCCGGCGGACGCCGACACGGCCCGACCGGCCTTTTTCGGTTTCGCTGCGGGCGTTTCTGGTAGCTCGCAGCCGCTACGCCGAGGACAATTTGGCCCGTGCCGTGGCCCGGGGCGTCTCGCAGTATGTACTGCTCGGCGCGGGACTCGATACGTTCGCGCACAGGAACTCGTATCCCGGACTGCGGGTGTTCGAGGTAGACCACCCGGCGACTCAGCTTTGGAAACGCCAACTGCTGGAGGCCGGCGGCATCGCCGCGCCGGATCGTTTGACCTATGCGCCAGTGGACTTCGAGCGGGAGTCCTTGCCCGGTCAGTTGCTGGCGGCTGGGTTCAACCCGCAGGCTCCAAGCTTCTTTGCCTGGCTCGGAGTGGTGCCTTATCTCACCGCTGCGGCATTTCGGACGACGCTGGATTTCATCTCCAGCCAGCCCCAGGGAAGTGGCGTGGTGCTCGACTATGGCCAGCCGCGACGCGTGCTGCCGATGCTCGAACAGCTGGCGCACGACTCACTCGCGTCGCGCGTGGCGCTGGCAGGAGAGCCCTTTCAGCTCTTCTTCACGCCGGAAGAGATGGCCGCCGAGCTTGCTGCATTTCGGGCAATCGAGGACCTTGGGACCGACGAGATCAACTCGCGCTACTTTGCAGGACGCAGCGACTCACTAATGCTCCGCGGCACAGCGGGGCGGTTGCTCAGTGCGTGGCTATAA